CTAGTCTGTTTATTGCAAATTTTTTTTCTGGACTTTCGAGCGATATTTTTCAGGTCAGGGATATTGGGGAAATATATGTCTGTCCCGTCAAAACATTTTCAAAGTTTAAGTATAAAAAAGATAAGGTATGTATTACTGGATGTACTGACCTGCTCACTCGTCCTCTAGCCAAGGTGAGGTGTAGAAGGACACCCTGGTGACCACTGCTCCAACCTTCACCCTGTGCCTCTTCTGCACCAGCAGTCTCTCTCGATCACAGCAGGCCGTAACCGGAGCCATCTCTGACTGCTAGCCAGAATGACCGGCTGCTCTCTTTGGCCCCGCTGTGCTCCTCATCTCTGGCTAGCACCGGCTCAGGCCACATGGGTAGATCTCTTCCGCCTCATCTAGCAGGATGGCTACCTCATTATAAAACTACCGTAAAGTATTTGCACCGTGGAACGAAACAGAGTAACCTCCCCAGATCGGAGTGTGGAACACACATCAGTGCTATGCTTGGTCTAGGTCACAGTGTAATGGCTACCTCATATTCATCTCAGAAAATTTAAGCACTCATATTCTTGATTCACTTTTGTGGCATAAATCTATTATTGTCACAATGTTTGGGATAAGACCTATATGTGGTGAATTCCACAACTGGTGGAGGGCATACGCCCTGAACTGTTCTACCAAAACAAAGAAGTGCAATTATTTGAAGGCAATCACACAACGACTTTCAGATACACAGGGTGAGAGGTGCCAGGACGCCCATGGAGCGATGCACAGGCCCTGAGACAGGAATATTGCTTCTCTGCTGGATGCAGCTTGGAATGCAACTCCCCATATGAGACAACAGggggaggaaaaccaaaagagGCTTTTCAAGGACAAACTTTAAGAACCACAAACTGGAGATTCCAGGATAAAGGGTCCCCTTTATAAATGTGGGTATACTCCTAACTTCCCTTTGCTGTCCCGGCACACTACAGTAAGTTACACTTTGCGCTCAGTTGATGAAAACTACGGTGGCCAGAAAAGATCATAAAAGGGGGTATCACAAACTTGTCTGCACTGGAACCATGCAGTAGTAAAAACTACTTATGCGATTAATCTAAACAGGTGTTAATATGTTTGAGATGGTATGTTAACTCAACAACGAAAAAAGAATGTCGAAAAGTAAATATCAAACTTTTTGCAAGACTGTTCTTTACAGTAACATTACTATGCAGTTCTGCTGCTGATATTGATTACTGTGTTTCTTAAACACAGAAATTTCATAGAACTTTTAAAAGTCTGGTTAAGGGTGATGTTACTGATGTGCATAAATCACTATAGATGGAACAAAAGtcaattatttaagaaatatataCCTCAACAGATGTATTTTTGGTAATATGACCTCAGCCACAcaatttatgtttgtttgtttcataGTTACTTATGTTCTAAGTGAGATATAAGTGAGGCAGATAATACATAACAACCATGTTGTCATAGGTATACATGCTGCTAGGATGAGCTTCCAGTTCGGATGAGTGGCCAGTTACTAGTGCATGTAAGTAATGAAGCAAGAGCTAAGACATTTTAATAACTTAACATTGGAACTGCTGTTAAAATCACCACACCATGATGCTCTCTGGAACTCAGGAAGAGCCAAGGCAACAACACATTAGACCAAGTGATTTGCATGATTAATATTATCGTACATTTCACAAAGTAAAAATGGAGGGGGGGAAAGCGTAGCATTTTTTTCGGAGAAGTCAGACAAAAGATACTTTAGAAAGGATTCTGGGATGTTTCACAAATATGAATTTCATGGGTATCATATCATTCTTACATAAGGCTGACATCTGCAGTGAAGGCAACTCAAGAGGTACACTGACACCTAGTGGCCAACAGGCAGCACTTTCTTCATGGTAATTGGGGCTGTGTGTTGACTGACTGAAGGGAACATACAGTACATTATCAGACAGACTGCACATAAAATGTTCCATTCAGCTTACTTTAAAGATCAAATCATGGAGCCACATCTTCAGTGCTGCACCAGAACAATGGAAGAAAACTTTCAGAATATCATCTCACGATTATTCACCCGATGATGACcaataaaatatacataaaatattctTTTTATATCATATCTTCTTGCACTTTTTTCAATTGCCTATTTTAAGCCAACATGGGGGAAAGTAATTCAGAATTCAGGGATTCATTTGTAtagtgaattttttttaatcaaaatctACATAGTATAATTGCTTCTTTTGGACACTGTGACCCTGATTACACAACTTGTGCTATTTCATTTGtgctacataaaaataaaataaaataaacaaaaactggCAGTTCTGTGAAAGATAAAAAGTCAAATGTCTACTTTGAGAGGATACAAAGAGGCAGATATATCACTGTTCATTCTGTTCAGTGAACAAAAATTCTACAATTTATCAATATGAAAATTTCTaaaacatgtatatatatatatatatatataacttcaGTAAAATATAACTGAAAGCAGCAGCAACAAATAAATGTTCATGCAAATTATGAATTATTGTTTACTTAGTAAAACAATAAACTAAAGAAAGTTtctatttattaattaaatactaatacaaatacttttttataaATGCACGTACATTGTTATACATGCCATACAAATAGGAAAGATTCTGCAGATAGAATAAAGGTCCTTGGCTCTTAGAGAACACGCACACTCTTATTTGTCAATAATGAAAACGTTCCTTTGTTTTTAGCCTGGGGCCAGTACGTGGTCTAGCTTTAATGACTTGAGGTCCGTAGTtctggggggtgttccacatagctgtggcctgtactacgatcAGCCGGGGTTACtagcttatcggggtaacttctCGGATTTAAgatagtctgggcaaaatgtaagtgaacgaatattgagtccatttaaactgtggtaccttatatccgacaagttaccccgataagccagtaaccccgcttcatagtacaggccacgtACAGGATTCCTCAGTTTGCAGGgataacttaagctagaagtcaagactgtccaataggaatgctcttTACCTCAACTCATATTGGACAATCATTACTTCTAGCTTAACCCAGCTAAAAGAGCCCCCAACCCGGTAAATTTTAATTAGTAGGTCCTTGGTTTAAGAAAGGTTGAAAATCCTACTACGTAACGTAACAAAATCCCATCATTACTTTTCAACCTAGCACCCACCGGGGGACGTTCAGCTAGAGTAACAGACATAACCCAGAAACAGATATAGAGCCCCCGTGTAATATTCAACTCTCATAGGATCCGTTCGTATTAATCTTCGTAAAAGATTATACTGGTCTAAAAAcgtcttatttttatttattttgttattaatattcatATCATTTCCGATACTTACTGTAATACGACGATGCAGTATAGGCTACTTGTATATAAATACAGTTTTCTGCATCACGTATTTCTTTAACTGACATATCTTATTCAAGTTACTCACTGAAGACTGGACAATTTGGGACTAGCAACAATTAACAACATAAAGAAAGCTTTAAACGAACGTACATAaaccagggttgccaactttggtcacctatacagtacagtaggtgcacacacacacacgtacacacatttacatgtatgttacCTTtctattaccttgtaaatactGTAGATGTACGGTTTGCAAACTGctccaacacttttgatgtgctaattttaggtttataatgaaataatatagatttgccgtaagatttcttgcatgagagtCTGGAGGagcgagtgtcacgccagatgcgtgagatttggcaaccctaaTGAACTTTGATCAGTCATGTGATCCAAGGAAAAAAAACGAATCTTACCAACagaaaatgggggaaaaaactaagtttttaaatttgtttggtCGAATTAGATCTGTTGTGATTGGCATGATTCACGTTAAGTCCTTACCAGGTTAGGTTTACCTTAATGTTCAAGTGTTTAAAATAGCTTTTGTAAATAAACTACGCCTATTGTTTAATGTTGAAATAACAATTTTCCCCACAGGAAGTCCTTTTAACAAATCAAGTGTTCCTGCAATAGTTGAAGATGCATGTCGCGAAGCAGAGATCTACAGTTATGAAAGAATCGTAAGGATTACTATTTTGTTGTGTATATATCGTCATATTTGTCACTACAGGATCTGAGTCGAACGTGTATTTGAGTCGCGCATGCGCTGTTGATCTGAATCATCGCAACAACTTAAAACTATTTCAGTAATAAAGGACTTTAGATCGTCTGCCAAATATGCATCCTTTTCAGTTAAAAGTTTGAAGTTGAGGCCTAACTCATGTATTTGCATAAGTTTTCATAAAATGGCTGATTACCTTTAATTATCTGTATTGACACTGGCAAAGTCCCTCACGGGAAATGGACAATACGTTTTATTGTATTTGGTTGCTTTTTGTTAGTTTTCGGTTTTAGTTATTTTAGTGAGTTTTAGTTTGTAGTTGCTTTTGTATTTGACTCTCAACGCTGGCGCTTGCGCGACTCAAATCCACGGATTTTGACTCTGATCCTTCAACTGCAGCATTTATTAGTAAATTATACTTATATTGTATATGGTCTGCATATTGTAACTGTCTGCAGCCTGGTAAAATTCACCGCTTTTCTGCATACCTACTGCCGTATATTCACATTACTCGATCATCATGAATCCGCGGGTTATAGGACTGATCGGTTGTATTTCCCTGACACCCACGGAAGTATTTGAGCTGTTTTTGAACAGGACGGTCTCATCATTGAAAATATGCACGACCTTCCCTACACGCTGGCGGTGGGTCCGGAGGTGTGCGCTTCCATGACAGCAGTTTGCGCAGAAGTCAGACGGACTTGTCCGTCTCTTCCCCTGGGGATACAGATCCTTTCTGCAGCAAATCACCAAGCCTTGGCTGTAGCTCTGGCATCAGGTGCATAATCTGTCGGCTAAGCTAACATACAGCCAAGAATTTCAGAGAAGGTTGTGCGCATAtgtttacttaatttttttccagctcTTCTCGTTTTAACGGGATATGAAAATGAAACAGACTGTCAAAGACCATAAAACTAAATATTTGGAAATAGTTTTACAAGTAAAGGACTGATGCGCACATTACAGTAGTGGCCGACAGCGTTAAATCTGTTCTTTTTCTAATAGGCCTTGATTTCATTCGTGCTGAAGGATATGTCTTTTCTCACATTGCTGACGAGGGTCTTATAAATGGATGTGCGGGCGAACTGCTAAGGTATCGCAAGCAAATAGGAGCTGAGCACATTCAGATCTTCACAGATATTAAAAAGAAACACAGGTAAGCTGTGCCAGCCTTGTGTAAATGGAACAACCATTCTGATCGTGCTTATTATTTGCAAATTACTTTTTACATCGTTATGTTCAGGAACTAAGGTCTTAGGGACATTAAACAATAATTGGGATACTGATTAACACAGGGGTCTCcagctccggtcctggagagctaatgtccagtaggttttctatcctacctggcttctgatgagccacacctgttctcaagTAACCAGGAACAGTTGCAGCTCATTAGAAGTCAGGTACTGTAGAATAGAAAATCTATTGAATAGTAGCTCACCAGGACCGGAATTGGAGACCCCTGGATTAAAGTGTATGAAGTataacaggggtgtcaaactccagtcctgggggggggggggggcggagccctgtgtagcttagttctttccctgttccaccacaaatgattcagctcaagagctgtgcgctaattagcacaaggagttgaatcagggaaaccaaaaactgtgtaggatTTCGGCCCCCCAGGACAGGTGTTTGACACCCCTGAAGTAGAAGTTTAAAGACAGACAGATGATGGAAGTGCACTTTTTAGAAGGATAAATCTTCTCCTCCACCTTTTCCCTCCAGCTCCCACGCTCTTACATCAGATGTGAACGTGGTGGAAACAGGAAGAGCAGCAGAGTTCTTCCTCTCAGATGGATTGATCCTGACAGGAACAGCCACGGGAATACAGGCCAATCCGGCTGATCTCCGAGGCAATTCCTGCTACTTACACATATTTATTAGTCCTTTTATTACAGACTGTATGCatctttttcagtttcattttccgATATTTTCCCATGATGGGACTGGTGGTAGACATTAAATAGAGAAATTTCCAAAGTAGTCCACTTTGAGGACTTAACACTGCATGGGTTTCATGTGGCATGACGTCACCGTTGCactgtgaggggaaaaaatACCAATTTGTAACTTGAGTAAAATTACTAGTTACTGGGcttgtaccctcaagggtctgctaACTGTAGTCTAGCATAGGTAAATGCACCTTTTAGCCTAATTTAAGGTAGagtggactctgaggaacattttcctaccattgggggtacattcatgttgtttgtaccttggggaacaaaatgTACCAGGGCTGTACCATTTTTGACAGTATGGTTCCTCAAGTTCCTCCAAATAAGTTTGCGCAGGATATTTTGCTGTACCAGTTTAGGTTAAGGACCTTATTTGAGAAATGTACAGCAATATAGCTTAAGGTTCAATTTCTATCCTTTAGATGAATTATCCCTAATTGGCGCTGTACCTGGCAAGGCCACAGTAGCTAGGTGTTGATTCAGAGGAAAATCATGAGATACCATTACAAAAGTCAGAGGGCAGTTATGCCATTATACCAGTCCTCAGCATGGTGACATTTCATTAGCCTGCATATCACCTGCAGTCTTAACTTTGCTTCATCGCTGCAAGTGAGGCATCGCTGAAGTTTCACCAAGAGGGTCTCCCTTTACCTTCATAGCCTGTAGAGTaatatctaatcagccaatcatgtgtcagcagcacaatgtataaaattatgCAGATGCAGGTCAGAAGCTTCAATTAATATTCACATCagacaccagaatggggaagaaaggagATTTAAGTGTTTTTGAAGATGGCCTGGTTGTTGGTGTCAGACGGGCTGTTATGAggatttcagaaactgctgaccTACTGGGACTTTCAAGCATAACCATCTCTAGGGCTTACAGAGAACGGGCcggcaaagaaaaaaaacatccagtcagtGGCAGTTCACTGATtaaacagtcaccagatctcaatccagtAGAGTACCTGTGGGATGTAGTGGAACGGGAGATGTGCATCATGAATGTTCAGCCAACATATCCGCAGCAACTGCCTGATGCTATCATCTTAACATGGATCAAAATCATTGAGGATTTTTCAAGCACCTTGTGGAATCCAACCTGATACTAACATAGTGtatctaataaagtggccagtgagtgtatatgaCAGCTGAAGAGTTGTCAGTGGCCTATAttctgaaatatatatttatgtatatttattctGAAATGTATGGTATATTTACTTAGGTCTTATATGTAgctaaatgttttgttttctatGCTCTATACAGAGTATACTTCTTTGACGGATGTAACTGGCATCTCAACAACCAAAGCTGGCCAAAGATTACTGTCCTGCCGTGCTTTGTTACATGCTAGATGACACCTATTACGTTTCTTTAAAATACCTTTCCAGTAGTCACAGGGAAGACATTGCACAGAAGAAGATGAGGCCAGGAATCCATGTTACCCTGCTGCCTGGAGTGGAGCAGTTTCTATCAGTGGTTCTTTTTTTCTCAGACTAATATACCCATAAGTCCATATGTAAATTGGCAGATTGATCTTTGCACTGTTTTACTGTATGTAATGTGCTTTGATATTTCTTTCATTACCTTGGAACAAttattctgattggttattaTCTGGTATCATACTTTTCCGTCTTATCAGACGCACATTGTCTCACTTTCTTGCAGAGGTCTCGCAGGCGGTTAGAATCCCAGTCCTCATTGGCTCTGGAGTAACTCTATCCAATGTGGACCACTACCTGGATGCAAGTGCAATGATCATTGGCTCCTATTTCAAGAAAGGCGGTTATTGGGCCAATGATGTCG
The Paramormyrops kingsleyae isolate MSU_618 chromosome 13, PKINGS_0.4, whole genome shotgun sequence DNA segment above includes these coding regions:
- the LOC111849641 gene encoding uncharacterized protein F13E9.13, mitochondrial → MNFDQSCDPRKKNESYQQKMGEKTKFLNLFGRIRSVVIGMIHVKSLPGSPFNKSSVPAIVEDACREAEIYSYERIDGLIIENMHDLPYTLAVGPEVCASMTAVCAEVRRTCPSLPLGIQILSAANHQALAVALASGLDFIRAEGYVFSHIADEGLINGCAGELLRYRKQIGAEHIQIFTDIKKKHSSHALTSDVNVVETGRAAEFFLSDGLILTGTATGIQANPADLREVSQAVRIPVLIGSGVTLSNVDHYLDASAMIIGSYFKKGGYWANDVDPERVKNFMGKIHELRG